From a region of the Acidobacteriota bacterium genome:
- a CDS encoding LysR family transcriptional regulator: MNQDIELRHLRYFVAVAEELHFGRAANRLHLAQPPLSQQIRKLEEIVGYQLFARTSRAVKLTSAGEIFLERARRTLRHVHEDLEEARSVGRGEVGFLRVGFIGSSMLTALPGMLGRYRRQFPKVNLQLSEFHTSGVIQQLLDEAMDVGVMRDSGPTEGLVVEALFSEPFIWVLPSRHPLAKCKKLSGAELRDEPFVMPPVIAGRRAYDKLISPCEDSGFRPQVVQVASQWLTILRLVGAGIGVTVAPACVQRIATPDVVCRKVQGTRTRSDIELAYRVGEDRAIVKTFCDLARTLLSCN; this comes from the coding sequence ATGAATCAGGACATCGAACTTCGACACTTGCGCTACTTCGTAGCCGTCGCGGAAGAATTGCATTTTGGGCGAGCAGCGAATCGCCTGCACCTGGCGCAGCCGCCGCTCTCGCAGCAGATTCGTAAGCTGGAAGAGATCGTGGGATACCAGCTGTTCGCGCGCACCTCTCGCGCGGTAAAGCTCACGAGTGCGGGAGAGATCTTTCTGGAGCGGGCGCGTCGTACTCTGCGCCACGTACATGAAGATCTCGAGGAAGCGCGCAGCGTCGGCCGCGGAGAGGTTGGCTTCCTGAGAGTGGGATTTATTGGATCGAGCATGCTCACCGCCTTACCTGGGATGCTCGGACGCTATCGACGTCAGTTTCCCAAAGTGAACCTGCAGCTCAGCGAATTCCACACCTCGGGCGTGATCCAGCAACTGCTGGACGAGGCGATGGACGTTGGCGTAATGCGCGATAGCGGACCGACCGAGGGACTTGTTGTCGAAGCGCTGTTCTCCGAGCCATTCATTTGGGTATTGCCCAGCCGGCATCCTCTGGCGAAATGCAAGAAGCTGAGCGGCGCCGAACTGCGCGATGAGCCTTTCGTCATGCCGCCGGTGATCGCCGGTCGACGCGCCTATGACAAACTCATATCGCCATGCGAGGATTCCGGATTCCGGCCGCAAGTTGTTCAGGTGGCGTCACAGTGGCTGACGATCCTGCGGCTGGTGGGGGCAGGAATCGGAGTAACAGTTGCCCCCGCCTGTGTGCAGCGCATCGCTACACCAGACGTAGTCTGTCGAAAAGTTCAAGGAACGCGAACCAGGAGCGACATCGAACTTGCCTACCGCGTTGGCGAGGATCGCGCGATTGTGAAGACCTTCTGTGACCTCGCGAGAACCTTGCTATCCTGCAACTAA
- a CDS encoding GNAT family N-acetyltransferase encodes MLNRAPAIHLRPFKPGDEAAFRNLNEAWIAKYFMIEAADRVVLEDPVKNIIEPGGHIFMALADDRPVGCCALLPMGPGEFELAKMTVLERDRGLGIGRKILEYAIAQAKKLGAERLYLETNRNLANAIHLYESVGFRHVSPDQVIPSPYARANVFMEMAL; translated from the coding sequence ATGCTCAACCGCGCTCCGGCAATACATCTCCGGCCGTTTAAGCCCGGAGATGAAGCTGCGTTCCGCAATCTGAACGAGGCGTGGATCGCCAAGTACTTCATGATCGAAGCGGCAGATCGGGTGGTGCTCGAAGATCCGGTGAAGAACATCATCGAGCCCGGTGGGCACATTTTTATGGCGCTCGCCGATGATCGTCCCGTCGGTTGCTGTGCCTTGCTCCCCATGGGACCAGGAGAGTTCGAGCTGGCCAAGATGACTGTGCTGGAGCGCGATCGTGGCCTCGGCATCGGCCGCAAGATACTCGAATATGCGATTGCGCAAGCAAAGAAGCTAGGCGCGGAGCGTCTGTACCTCGAGACCAATCGCAATCTGGCGAATGCGATTCATCTGTACGAATCGGTGGGATTCCGCCACGTGTCTCCGGACCAGGTAATCCCCTCTCCGTACGCGCGTGCGAATGTGTTTATGGAGATGGCGTTGTAA